A region of the Arachis hypogaea cultivar Tifrunner chromosome 15, arahy.Tifrunner.gnm2.J5K5, whole genome shotgun sequence genome:
TGCTTGTTTGGAcgctattattttgataaaaaatgtcttttttattttttaacgtatttgataaatttttagtaataaaagtaaaaatactagaaaaataaaaatatatcttttctgtttacattttttttaatttaaaaaaaagatattttttatgtaggaaataaataaaaaaatatttttatattattatatccaaacataattaataaataaattttttttatataaatataaaattacctCTATatcataagattaaaaaaaaataactaaaaaaaatcttttttagaaGTTCGGCTAAACAAACCCAGTAACGATGAATAGTAAATAAGGCGAAAAGGAGGAGGGGAATAAGATGGAAATCTAAGAGAGATTACAAAACCCTAAATTAATAAacccaaagaaaagaaagaaggaagagaaggtTTCCCAGGCAATGTGTGTATTTATGAATGAGAGAGAGTGTTGGGGTCCGCGTTCCCATTGTTCCAGTCAGCCGAGTCAGTGATATACTCACTcgtattttgttttgtttatacAAATcccactctctctttctctctcttcaaatCTTCCCTTCAATTAGAGGCAGCACCGCAACCATCGCCAACAACCTCACTTCTCTCGTTTCCCGTAACCGCATTCTCCATGGATTCTCGGGAACCCCACCACCAACCTTCCCATCACCACCAccctcaccaccaccaccaccagcaaccACCACCTCCTCCCAACATGATGGTCGGCATGGGACCCACCCAATACTCTCCCTCCATGATGGCCCCCACCACCGCCCGATTTCCCTTTACCTCCGTCGTCCACCACCAGCATCAGCAgcaccagcaacaacaacagcagcaacaGCAGCAGCACCACCAGCACCAGCACCAGCACCAGCACCAGCAGCCGCCCGTTCCACCCACCAACAACAACGGCAACGCCGCTAACGATAACAACAACACCGTCGCGCTTTACGACGGTTCCTCTTCCGCCCTTAAGCCCTGCGGATTCCCCACCACCGACTCCGCCTCCGCCGCCAAGAAGAAGAGGGGCCGACCCCGGAAGTACTCCCCAGACGGCAACATTGCCTTGGGACTCTCTACCACCCACGCCTCTCCCTCTCCCGCAGTACCACCACGCGCCGATTCTCTGCCGGAGGTTCTGGTGGCGGTGGCGCAACCCCCTCATCGGAGCCTCTGGCCAAGAAGCACAGAGGGAGGCCTCCTGGCTCCGGCAAAAAGCAGATGGATGCGCTTGGTACTATTATTTGTTTgaagtaattttctttttaatgtcaTTGGTTCGTTGGTTATCGATTAATGGCTTTCTTTATTGGAATGTGCAGGAGCTGGTGGGATAGGTTTTACTCCGCACGTGATCTTAGTGGAGTCTGGTGAGGTATGCAGTAGGATCACTGAGACATAGATGAAGCTAATGATTATGAGTTCTATATAGTCTACAAATCACTgatattaactaattatctatcttcttagttgcatttttttgggttttgattACTATTTGGTTCAATGGATGCTTGAAATAGAAGCAGAATTAATACTTGCAATGAGTTTAGATTGTTTTGTTTACTGTAGTATCTCAATATATTTGGTAAATGGAAGTGGCATGATGGTTTCATGTATTCATTGAGTGTTGATGTTGGTACCGTGTTATTGGATTGCCTCTTTCCATTTTAGTGATGATGGATATAATGCTTCGCTTTCAGGATTTTGAAGGTTGGTTATGTTATAAATTGCATTGATAGTGTAGATCACCTGTATCTGTATTGCAATCTTATATTGTGAATTACTTTCTTTTTAGGTGGGTTTGTAAATCATCTTCTTCTTAAGTATCCATTGTCTTATATCCTTCTTCTCACTGGCATGTTTCTCTTGTTTGCAGGATGTTGCAGCTAAAATTATGGCCTTCTGCCAGCAAGGACCTCGGACTGTAGTCATTCTTTCGGCTAATGGTGCAATCTGTAATGTCACCCTTAAGCAGCCGACAACGTTGGGGGGTACTGTGACATACGAGGTACTTTTTTAGGTCCCTTTTACAATATATTAACAACTGTTTATCTGCCATGATGAAAGATTTATTAATATTGTTTATATCAATGATATGGTATAATATATACTTGCTTGGTAATTGATATGCATATTCCTAAAAGTATGGGTTGGCGAGGACATGAAACTACATGCATTTCTTGTTGTCTAGCATGTAATCAACATATTCCATATTCTCCACTATTTTGCTTGTAAATGTATAATCTATCAGTATTATATATCATAGTGCTTCATTTACCTCGTAATAAAACATGAAAGCCTGTGTACCTTGTGGGATACCAGCTGAAATAATAGTTTTGTATCTTTAATTTAACATCCTTTCTTTATATTCCCGTCGTTTTGGTTGGTTAAATAATTTGCAAGCGTTATTTTCTGTGCCATTGAAGATATTTGGAATCATAAAATCTTGAATTACTGGAACTATTTAGGCACATCTACTTTAAGAAAAGGTTTCAAAAGGTATACTGAATTCTGCATGTTCAGTTAGAATTAAAAACCTTAAAATTGATTTGAATGATATTGGATTAGAATCTGAGTTATGAGATGCATATGAAAtgttttcatatttttcttttttatccatGAATGAGCTGGAAAATATGTTCTTTGGACATTTATTCCTGCTGGAGGGAGCTGGACCTTACATTGTATGGTGCAGCTCCACCAGGATTCTGTATCCATATGTAATTTGGCCAGCGAAGGAAAGATCTTTCATATTTTGAAGTGCCTTCCACAATTTAATTTGTCAGGTTAAAAGTCATCACCTTTCTACTCCCTTTCTTGTCTATCTCAGGTTTTTTCTGTTGATCCAACAACTAAGAATGCTGTGAAGCTTTACGTGAAGTATTACTTATAAGAATATCTTGATGAGAATTTTTCATGGTTGcttaattaaaaatgttaaataaacACATGGATCAGCACTCATTTTCTTGATGTATATTTAATCCTCTGATCAGCactcatttattatattttttgtttttaggatTGTGAAGGGAATTATGAGACACAGGAAATTAGAAaaatgttttattatttattctttttccatcacaaaattttgaaaagaaaaaaaacaccaaaattgAAAGTCAGAAAATGAAAATAGATACCAAACACTTTGCGTGTTTTTTTCAAGTGTTGTTTTAACCTGTTTTTCTTAGACCAGTTGTTGTTGGTCT
Encoded here:
- the LOC112748027 gene encoding AT-hook motif nuclear-localized protein 8-like; protein product: MDSREPHHQPSHHHHPHHHHHQQPPPPPNMMVGMGPTQYSPSMMAPTTARFPFTSVVHHQHQQHQQQQQQQQQQHHQHQHQHQHQQPPVPPTNNNGNAANDNNNTVALYDGSSSALKPCGFPTTDSASAAKKKRGRPRKYSPDGNIALGLSTTHASPSPAVPPRADSLPEKHRGRPPGSGKKQMDALGAGGIGFTPHVILVESGEDVAAKIMAFCQQGPRTVVILSANGAICNVTLKQPTTLGGTVTYEGRFEIISLSGSLLHSENNSDRSRPGGLNVSLAGSDGRVLGGGVAGMLTAASPVQVIVGSFIEDGKKSNSSSNNKSGPSSTPSTQMLNFGAPMTPTSPTSQGASSESSDDNDQSPPNRGPGLYNNASQPIHNMSMYHHQLWAGQTQQ